A genomic window from Ruminiclostridium cellulolyticum H10 includes:
- a CDS encoding OmpL47-type beta-barrel domain-containing protein: MMKKKLGSKFISLLLVVCCLNLMLLPSSVFAAANSSILPPSNLAVVPTSPDDVKVTWNSVYGANGYNIYGISEGQLKQLGTTTSTYYNFNDLPEGTYTYVVSTLSADGESGPCAPVSVDIVYPEMEPPATLTNTFQNINDITLNWSAASYAQTYNIYKISVDGEKTLLTSVTGRTYTLTNAPAGSYSFAVTAVNSLYGESPLSSPVETEVVFPVMSAPSNVTSKLQNGTDVILTWNAATYANSYKIYELIDEQEVLKATANSTTFTLTDVTAGSHTYVIHSVSSRFGESAEGARVAATLGDVLMPPPGNFSYTVNNGKDIVLNWTSVPNATNYRIYQVINGQKVLKSTVTRTTVTFTNMTAGDYTYEIHSYSTTYGESKEGSTLTVTIEGQSMLAPTNLQYSLANQNDITLTWAAAANATSYQIYQLVNGEKQLKKTVSTTSVSFTNMPEGEYHYMVTSVSSLYGESQSGSEVTFSIVFPTMKAPGNLAYKVQNVNSVVLSWSAADYANSYKVYEVVNDQKTLKTTVNGLTATIYNVSAGDHTYEVHSLSSRFGESAEGSRISLAVKQEIAAPDDLAYSIANGNDITLKWTGAEFATSYNVYQVVEGQKVLKKNVTTTSVTFTNSSAGDYDFVVTSVSNVFGESSNGSEITFSLTFPVMKAPTDLTYNIQNINNVVLTWSAVTYASSYKVYELVEGKEVLVTTVSTPTARISNVTAGDHTYVVHSVSSRFGESMEGSGVSLTLKQEMLAPTDLAYSMANGNDVTLKWTASQYATSYSIYQVVNGEKKLVKSVTTTSVTFTNIPAGDYQYVVTSVSSVFGESSSGAEIKLSVVFPTMTAPGNLAYKIQNANNVILSWDAVNYANSYKVYELTNGQKALKTTVYYATATLSNVLPGDHTYVVHSVSNRFGESLEGGQVSLNISQQMLPPANLEYTIVNGNDISLKWLAAEAANSYNIYQVIDGQKKLIKNVTTTTVTLTNMPAGEYDYIVTSVSRVFGESSEGSETTLSLVLPTMSAPDNFVQSIVNGNDIVLKWNAASYATAYNVYQINNEKKSLVKTLTGNVTTVTFTNMPSGDYSYQVYSYSTRFGESPEGSKVNFQLVWPIVEPPVLTYSLYDVNNITLSWKASSWANEYRVYELNGGDRQLLYKGTALSFKIYNLSEAVHNFEVTAYNTRFGESEPSDRITENIIFPDMQAPRATVKVLDSTTASISWSFVTYANGYNVYELVDGTPVLLIENLNNLSYVVNNLSYKDHQFYVTAYSNSFGESEPSNMVTAVLIVDIQAPVTTSNAPVNWIKQSPVVVTLSATDNMTGVAKTYYSLNDSEYIEGTTITVDKAGVNKISFYSVDKVGNKEDVKTAEVRIDKSAPVTTAKVPADWSKEDVAVTLIAEDQQSGVAKTYYSVDESEYLEGTSFTVKGDGIHKISYYSVDASGNEEEVKTTEVKIDKTAPVTTANVPADWSKEDVAVTLIAEDQQSGVARTYYSVDESEYLEGTSFTVKGDGIHKISYYSVNASGNEEEVKTTEVKIDKTAPVTTAKVPADWSKEDVTVTLTATDEQSGVAKTYYSFDESEYLEGTSFTVKGDGIHKISYYSVDASGNEEEVKTTEVRIKKSEPVITLNMSDEYSICTNLRLSYSIEKNGYEIVCEKMVVLGPNETTGKVVKNNSCIKLDKPGKYTVTVTIKDADGNTTTVEKHFEVYLPAVVIVTPCIVICNKGVLTVNVLVPGMGCKKEFDLNTATLNGVKALSDNKGYYMQAKHGQFKFDRSDFKWTFSLSNIMEFRCYVDGYLVIGRTNVIVL; this comes from the coding sequence ATGATGAAAAAAAAGTTAGGTTCTAAATTTATTAGTCTGCTTTTAGTAGTGTGTTGCCTCAATTTGATGCTTTTACCATCAAGTGTATTTGCGGCAGCGAATAGCAGCATCTTACCACCGAGTAATCTGGCGGTTGTACCTACATCGCCTGATGATGTAAAGGTAACCTGGAATTCCGTATATGGAGCTAATGGCTATAATATATACGGAATAAGTGAGGGACAGCTTAAACAGCTTGGAACGACTACATCTACGTATTATAACTTTAATGATCTTCCGGAAGGCACCTATACTTATGTGGTTTCCACTCTCAGTGCAGACGGTGAATCAGGACCATGTGCACCTGTCTCGGTTGATATTGTTTACCCTGAAATGGAACCCCCTGCGACTCTTACCAATACATTCCAGAATATAAACGACATTACCTTAAATTGGTCAGCAGCATCATATGCACAGACGTACAATATATACAAAATATCAGTAGATGGAGAAAAAACACTGCTTACTTCTGTAACAGGCCGTACATACACTTTAACCAACGCACCCGCAGGAAGTTATTCCTTTGCCGTAACAGCAGTAAATTCTTTGTATGGCGAATCTCCTCTTTCTAGCCCTGTAGAAACCGAAGTGGTTTTTCCTGTTATGTCTGCTCCAAGCAATGTCACATCAAAGCTCCAAAATGGTACGGATGTCATACTGACGTGGAATGCAGCAACTTATGCCAACAGCTACAAAATTTATGAACTTATTGACGAGCAGGAAGTATTGAAAGCAACAGCAAACTCAACAACTTTTACACTTACAGATGTCACAGCAGGCAGTCACACATATGTTATTCACTCAGTAAGTTCCCGTTTCGGGGAGTCCGCAGAGGGAGCCCGGGTAGCTGCAACATTGGGTGATGTTTTGATGCCTCCTCCGGGCAACTTTTCCTATACTGTTAACAACGGTAAAGACATAGTTTTAAATTGGACAAGTGTTCCAAACGCAACAAACTACAGAATATATCAGGTAATAAACGGACAAAAAGTTTTAAAAAGCACCGTAACCAGAACAACTGTGACTTTTACCAATATGACAGCCGGTGACTATACCTATGAAATTCATTCTTACTCCACTACTTATGGGGAGTCAAAAGAAGGAAGTACTCTGACGGTAACAATAGAAGGACAGTCAATGCTTGCTCCGACCAATTTACAGTACAGCCTTGCCAACCAGAATGATATAACTTTGACATGGGCCGCAGCTGCAAACGCAACAAGCTACCAGATTTACCAGTTGGTTAATGGGGAAAAGCAGTTGAAAAAAACTGTAAGCACAACTTCTGTAAGTTTCACAAATATGCCTGAAGGAGAATACCATTATATGGTTACCTCTGTTTCCTCACTTTATGGTGAATCTCAAAGTGGGTCAGAAGTTACTTTTTCAATAGTTTTTCCGACTATGAAGGCACCCGGAAATCTGGCTTACAAGGTTCAGAATGTAAATAGTGTTGTACTTTCCTGGAGTGCAGCAGATTATGCAAACAGTTATAAGGTTTATGAAGTAGTAAACGATCAAAAGACACTGAAAACTACAGTAAATGGTTTAACTGCAACAATCTATAATGTATCAGCCGGAGATCACACCTATGAGGTTCACTCACTCAGCAGCCGTTTTGGCGAATCTGCGGAAGGCAGCCGGATTTCACTTGCTGTAAAACAGGAAATTGCGGCACCCGATGACTTAGCATACAGTATTGCTAACGGAAATGATATTACATTAAAATGGACAGGAGCTGAGTTTGCAACAAGCTACAACGTATATCAGGTAGTTGAAGGACAAAAGGTACTAAAGAAGAATGTTACAACTACATCTGTTACATTTACAAATTCGTCTGCCGGAGATTATGATTTTGTTGTCACTTCTGTATCAAATGTATTTGGTGAGTCATCAAACGGATCAGAGATTACTTTCTCATTGACTTTCCCGGTTATGAAAGCTCCTACCGATTTGACATACAATATTCAGAACATAAATAATGTTGTACTAACATGGTCGGCTGTCACTTATGCCAGTTCCTACAAAGTGTACGAGCTGGTTGAAGGGAAAGAAGTTCTTGTAACTACCGTCAGCACGCCGACTGCAAGGATATCGAATGTAACAGCAGGTGATCACACTTATGTGGTTCACTCGGTAAGCAGTCGTTTCGGTGAATCAATGGAAGGAAGCGGGGTTTCACTGACCTTAAAGCAGGAAATGCTGGCTCCCACCGATTTAGCATATAGTATGGCAAATGGAAATGATGTAACTTTGAAATGGACTGCATCCCAATATGCAACCAGCTATAGTATTTATCAAGTGGTTAACGGAGAGAAAAAATTAGTAAAATCAGTAACAACCACATCTGTAACTTTTACAAACATACCTGCGGGGGATTACCAATATGTAGTTACTTCAGTGTCTTCTGTGTTCGGAGAATCTTCTAGCGGAGCAGAAATAAAATTGTCCGTTGTCTTTCCGACAATGACTGCACCCGGCAATTTAGCATACAAGATTCAAAATGCCAATAATGTTATATTATCATGGGATGCAGTGAATTACGCTAACAGTTATAAAGTCTATGAATTGACAAATGGGCAAAAAGCCCTTAAAACAACTGTTTATTATGCTACAGCAACTTTATCAAACGTACTGCCGGGAGATCACACTTATGTGGTTCACTCAGTAAGCAACCGTTTTGGAGAATCACTTGAAGGCGGTCAAGTCTCATTAAATATAAGCCAGCAGATGTTGCCTCCGGCTAATCTGGAGTATACTATTGTAAACGGAAATGACATTTCATTAAAGTGGTTGGCAGCAGAAGCTGCAAACAGTTACAACATCTACCAGGTTATTGACGGACAGAAAAAATTAATCAAGAATGTTACAACTACCACTGTAACATTAACTAATATGCCTGCTGGAGAGTATGACTATATAGTTACTTCTGTATCAAGGGTGTTCGGAGAATCATCCGAAGGGTCTGAAACTACCTTATCTCTGGTTCTCCCTACAATGTCAGCACCCGATAATTTTGTACAAAGTATAGTAAATGGAAATGATATAGTACTTAAATGGAATGCTGCCAGTTATGCAACCGCATATAACGTATATCAGATAAATAATGAGAAAAAATCTTTGGTAAAAACCCTCACCGGGAATGTTACTACTGTAACATTTACAAATATGCCGTCAGGAGATTATAGTTATCAGGTTTATTCTTACAGTACAAGATTTGGTGAATCGCCGGAAGGGAGTAAAGTAAACTTCCAACTGGTATGGCCTATAGTTGAACCGCCTGTTCTTACTTATAGTCTTTATGATGTAAACAACATTACTCTTTCCTGGAAGGCATCAAGTTGGGCAAACGAGTATCGTGTTTATGAGCTTAACGGTGGTGACAGACAATTGCTTTATAAAGGAACTGCACTTAGTTTCAAAATATATAATTTATCAGAGGCTGTTCATAACTTTGAAGTTACTGCATACAACACACGTTTTGGTGAATCGGAGCCGTCCGACAGAATAACGGAAAATATAATTTTCCCTGACATGCAGGCTCCTAGAGCAACGGTAAAGGTATTGGATTCAACAACTGCATCAATTTCTTGGAGTTTCGTTACATATGCAAACGGCTACAATGTTTATGAATTGGTAGACGGAACGCCGGTATTACTTATAGAGAACTTAAATAATCTTTCTTACGTGGTTAACAATCTTTCATACAAAGATCATCAATTTTATGTTACTGCATACAGTAATTCATTTGGGGAATCAGAACCATCTAACATGGTTACAGCTGTACTTATTGTCGATATACAAGCCCCTGTTACAACTTCAAATGCCCCGGTTAATTGGATTAAACAGAGTCCTGTAGTTGTAACTTTATCTGCAACTGATAATATGACAGGTGTTGCAAAAACATATTATTCATTAAATGATAGTGAATATATTGAAGGGACTACTATTACAGTTGATAAAGCAGGAGTGAATAAAATCTCATTCTACTCTGTTGACAAGGTTGGCAACAAAGAAGATGTAAAAACAGCAGAAGTCAGGATAGACAAATCCGCTCCCGTTACCACCGCGAAAGTGCCTGCTGATTGGTCAAAGGAAGACGTTGCAGTTACACTAATTGCGGAAGACCAACAGAGCGGAGTTGCGAAAACCTACTACTCAGTTGATGAATCCGAATACCTTGAGGGAACATCCTTCACAGTAAAAGGTGATGGAATTCACAAAATCAGTTATTATTCGGTGGACGCTTCGGGGAACGAGGAAGAGGTAAAAACGACAGAGGTCAAGATTGATAAAACTGCTCCCGTTACCACCGCAAATGTGCCTGCTGATTGGTCAAAGGAAGACGTTGCAGTTACACTAATTGCGGAAGACCAACAGAGCGGAGTTGCAAGAACCTACTACTCAGTTGATGAATCCGAATACCTTGAGGGAACATCCTTCACAGTAAAAGGTGATGGAATTCACAAAATCAGTTATTATTCGGTGAACGCTTCGGGGAACGAGGAAGAGGTAAAAACGACAGAGGTCAAGATTGATAAAACTGCACCTGTTACCACCGCGAAAGTGCCTGCTGATTGGTCAAAGGAAGACGTGACAGTTACATTAACTGCAACAGACGAGCAGAGTGGGGTTGCAAAAACCTACTACTCATTTGATGAATCCGAATACCTTGAGGGAACATCCTTCACAGTAAAAGGTGATGGAATTCACAAAATCAGTTATTATTCGGTGGACGCTTCGGGGAATGAAGAAGAGGTAAAAACGACAGAGGTCAGGATAAAGAAATCAGAGCCTGTTATAACTTTGAATATGTCTGACGAATACAGTATTTGCACAAATTTGAGATTATCTTATAGTATAGAGAAAAATGGATATGAAATAGTTTGCGAAAAAATGGTAGTACTCGGTCCTAATGAAACTACTGGGAAAGTTGTAAAGAATAACTCATGCATCAAATTAGATAAGCCTGGAAAATACACTGTTACAGTGACAATTAAAGATGCGGACGGTAATACCACTACAGTTGAGAAGCATTTTGAAGTTTATCTGCCTGCAGTTGTCATCGTAACCCCTTGTATTGTTATTTGCAATAAGGGTGTGCTTACTGTAAATGTTTTGGTACCGGGTATGGGATGTAAAAAGGAGTTTGACCTTAATACCGCCACACTTAACGGAGTAAAAGCCCTTTCTGATAACAAGGGTTATTATATGCAGGCAAAACATGGACAGTTTAAATTTGACAGATCTGATTTTAAGTGGACTTTCTCATTAAGTAATATCATGGAGTTCCGTTGTTACGTAGATGGCTATTTAGTTATCGGACGTACTAATGTGATAGTTCTTTAA
- a CDS encoding dockerin type I domain-containing protein, with protein MKKIIRLLGLTMVLMLVFTMVLPLNLYAASTVTVDWGTNYQTIDGFGVSEAFHQSNNIALLGDTKKKEIYDLLFSTTKGAGFSIFRSILGDGGTWGNATDGPNKTMQPSETTWDWKESNDDQISMIREIQSGYGINKILYTVWSPPAWMKSNGSTSRGYLKTDKYQAYATYLAEHIKNYKSKFGIDITHIGISNEPNLETDYSSCTWTAAQFKTFMKDYLVPTFDKEGITAKVIMGEPMSCTESFAIDCLNDATALTRTDIVGCHNYGSSYTTFPTTKAKGKGIWQTEISDMNGNDTTITDGLKWSKQIFDFMTITQGNAWNYWWGACYKTYNGEGLIQMDMNSKTYKVAKRLYTVGQYSRFIRPGWQRFAATSNPVSNVYVTAYKDPATGKFAIVAMNDGYTNQSITYTLKGFTPDSVTPYTTSSTQDLAEGTKITVSGGSFTANLAANSITTFVGGSDVNPGIYGDVNGDKVVDAIDFALYKQYLIKQISTFPSPDGMKLADVNGDNSVDAIDFALIKKYLLGSITKLPV; from the coding sequence ATGAAAAAAATCATTCGCTTATTAGGTCTAACTATGGTTTTGATGCTTGTATTTACAATGGTATTACCATTAAATCTTTATGCAGCATCAACTGTTACCGTGGATTGGGGTACCAATTATCAAACAATTGATGGTTTTGGTGTTTCAGAAGCTTTTCATCAGTCAAATAATATTGCTTTATTAGGAGATACCAAGAAAAAGGAAATTTATGACTTACTATTTTCAACTACAAAGGGGGCAGGGTTTTCAATATTCCGTTCTATACTTGGAGACGGAGGAACATGGGGGAATGCAACTGACGGACCAAATAAGACAATGCAGCCTTCTGAGACAACTTGGGACTGGAAAGAATCAAATGATGACCAGATATCTATGATTAGAGAGATACAGTCCGGCTACGGAATCAATAAAATTCTTTACACTGTATGGAGTCCGCCTGCATGGATGAAATCAAACGGGTCAACTTCAAGAGGATATCTAAAGACCGATAAATATCAAGCATATGCAACATATTTAGCAGAGCATATAAAAAACTACAAATCAAAATTTGGAATTGATATTACTCATATAGGGATTTCAAATGAGCCTAACCTTGAAACAGACTATTCTTCATGTACATGGACAGCAGCTCAATTCAAAACCTTTATGAAGGATTATCTGGTACCAACTTTTGATAAAGAAGGTATTACTGCAAAAGTTATTATGGGAGAACCAATGTCATGTACCGAATCATTTGCAATTGACTGTTTGAATGATGCCACAGCATTGACAAGAACAGATATTGTAGGTTGTCACAATTATGGATCATCATACACAACTTTTCCAACCACTAAGGCAAAGGGAAAAGGAATATGGCAGACAGAAATATCAGACATGAATGGAAACGATACTACAATAACTGATGGTTTAAAGTGGTCAAAACAAATCTTTGATTTTATGACAATAACTCAGGGAAATGCATGGAATTACTGGTGGGGTGCGTGCTATAAAACATATAATGGAGAAGGTCTCATACAAATGGACATGAATTCAAAGACCTATAAAGTTGCTAAAAGACTCTATACTGTTGGACAATATTCAAGATTTATCAGACCGGGATGGCAGAGATTCGCTGCTACTTCGAACCCTGTGTCCAATGTATATGTTACCGCATATAAGGATCCCGCTACAGGAAAATTTGCAATTGTTGCTATGAATGACGGTTATACAAATCAATCAATTACATATACATTGAAAGGATTTACTCCTGACTCGGTTACTCCATACACAACTTCATCAACCCAAGATTTGGCTGAAGGTACAAAAATAACTGTAAGCGGAGGTAGCTTTACAGCTAATCTGGCAGCAAATTCTATAACAACATTTGTTGGCGGAAGTGATGTAAATCCCGGTATCTATGGTGATGTCAACGGCGACAAAGTTGTTGATGCCATTGACTTTGCACTTTACAAGCAGTATCTCATAAAGCAGATTAGCACCTTCCCGTCACCTGACGGAATGAAGCTTGCTGATGTAAACGGTGATAACAGTGTTGATGCAATTGATTTTGCATTAATCAAGAAATACTTGCTTGGTTCAATAACTAAACTTCCGGTTTAA
- a CDS encoding IS110 family transposase — protein sequence MNCTQNNKLMQITPETMVVGVDIGSEVHFARAFDFRGFEFSKRAFRFENTREGFNAFDIWVTDLMKRNQKTKTFVGMEPTGHYWYGFGSHLQNMGVEFGMVNPYHVKRSKELDDNTPSKHDRKDPKTIAMLVKDGRYLIPYMPEGVYREIRNLMELRRQNVVQLISIQNRVKRWLAIYFPEFSTVFKKWTGKAALLTLKHFPTPQAVIKTGEEKIVATWKEEVKRAVGHKHAQKLIKAAEESIGLKHGLESAVLEIETLLDEYMIHGHRLELIMQKVEAQVKEIPSASMLLGIKGIGIVAVAGFLGAVGDISRFDAPEQIVKLFGLNLRENSSGKHQGKTTITRRGRSDGRYAIFQAVLPLVARNPEFRQLHLYYINRDNKPLKKMQSIVALCGKLIRVFYAILKTGSHYDAEKMMNDIKRPMMKAA from the coding sequence ATGAATTGTACACAAAACAATAAGTTAATGCAAATCACACCTGAAACAATGGTGGTTGGAGTAGATATCGGTAGCGAGGTCCACTTCGCCAGGGCTTTTGATTTCAGAGGATTTGAATTTTCTAAAAGAGCATTTAGGTTTGAGAATACAAGAGAGGGTTTCAATGCCTTTGATATTTGGGTTACAGACCTGATGAAGAGAAATCAAAAGACAAAAACATTCGTAGGAATGGAGCCCACCGGGCATTACTGGTATGGGTTTGGAAGTCACTTGCAGAACATGGGTGTAGAGTTTGGTATGGTTAATCCTTACCATGTAAAACGCTCAAAGGAACTAGATGATAACACCCCAAGCAAGCATGACCGTAAAGATCCAAAAACGATTGCAATGCTAGTCAAGGACGGAAGATATCTAATACCGTACATGCCTGAAGGTGTATATCGAGAAATAAGAAATCTGATGGAATTACGCAGGCAAAATGTTGTGCAGTTGATTAGCATACAAAATAGAGTAAAACGATGGTTAGCAATATACTTTCCTGAGTTTAGTACTGTTTTCAAGAAATGGACTGGAAAGGCGGCGTTGCTTACACTGAAGCATTTTCCTACTCCACAGGCAGTAATTAAAACAGGTGAGGAAAAAATAGTAGCAACATGGAAAGAGGAAGTCAAAAGAGCGGTTGGACATAAACATGCCCAGAAGCTCATAAAAGCAGCAGAAGAATCCATTGGACTAAAGCATGGTCTGGAATCAGCAGTTCTGGAGATTGAAACTCTTCTAGACGAATATATGATTCATGGTCACAGGCTTGAGCTGATAATGCAAAAAGTAGAAGCACAAGTAAAAGAAATTCCGAGTGCAAGTATGCTTTTAGGTATAAAAGGAATAGGAATTGTAGCTGTGGCAGGGTTCTTAGGTGCTGTAGGAGATATTAGTAGATTTGATGCTCCAGAGCAAATAGTAAAACTATTTGGGTTAAACCTAAGAGAAAACAGCTCTGGCAAGCATCAAGGCAAAACAACAATAACCAGAAGGGGACGCTCTGACGGCAGATATGCCATATTTCAAGCAGTATTGCCATTAGTAGCTAGAAACCCTGAATTTAGGCAGTTGCACCTATACTACATTAATAGAGATAACAAGCCACTTAAGAAAATGCAGTCAATAGTAGCCTTATGCGGCAAGTTGATAAGAGTATTTTATGCAATACTAAAAACAGGTAGCCACTATGATGCTGAAAAGATGATGAACGATATTAAAAGACCAATGATGAAGGCAGCATAG
- a CDS encoding GerAB/ArcD/ProY family transporter: MKEVKISKLQYGLLVFTFFFGSTLIYNPAESTKTDAWITMLLGTIGGLVLITVFLYIAKLNNGKTLTEILDNCFGKVFGKVISIYYIIFYLYKSSLNTRLFVGFMNSVSFTETPVIVIFIVLSIGTLYSARGGLTVIGKTSEILAPILLLSSLIVSTSIFTIKDFTSFTPILLEIAPVIKSAVNLLSTVFGDIFIFLLIIPYTNSKKGLFKTTYWVTFIFFLIVESSILRNIIVVGPLMGTLTYTSHVSAQLIPTINIEPIIDISLLIGVGFKIVICLYAVSKITADIFKLEEYKPILTAFAVLNIALGYIILPKNADVFIDWTKSYGQDFIAFLPDLFFPLLMLVISIFKNRKKTQDVCA, from the coding sequence ATGAAAGAAGTTAAAATATCAAAGCTGCAATATGGGTTACTTGTTTTTACATTTTTTTTTGGTAGTACATTAATATACAATCCAGCTGAAAGTACAAAAACAGATGCATGGATAACAATGCTTCTAGGGACTATAGGTGGTCTTGTTCTTATTACAGTGTTCTTGTATATTGCTAAACTTAATAACGGGAAAACCCTTACTGAAATTTTGGATAATTGCTTTGGCAAAGTATTCGGAAAAGTTATCAGCATTTATTACATTATATTTTATTTATACAAATCTTCTCTAAATACCAGACTTTTTGTGGGATTCATGAACTCTGTCAGTTTTACTGAAACCCCGGTAATAGTAATATTTATCGTTCTTTCAATCGGTACTTTATACAGTGCCAGGGGAGGGTTGACTGTTATTGGGAAAACAAGTGAAATCCTAGCTCCTATACTACTCTTATCTTCATTAATAGTATCTACTTCAATTTTCACCATAAAGGATTTCACATCATTTACTCCTATTCTATTGGAAATAGCTCCTGTCATTAAAAGTGCAGTTAACTTATTATCTACAGTCTTTGGTGATATTTTCATATTTTTGTTGATAATACCGTATACAAACAGTAAAAAGGGACTATTCAAGACTACTTACTGGGTTACTTTTATTTTCTTTTTAATTGTAGAGTCTTCTATATTGAGAAATATAATAGTAGTTGGTCCATTAATGGGAACTTTAACATATACTTCCCATGTATCAGCACAGTTAATTCCAACGATAAACATTGAACCCATCATAGATATTAGTTTATTGATAGGAGTAGGTTTTAAAATTGTTATTTGTTTATATGCAGTTAGTAAAATAACAGCAGATATATTCAAACTTGAAGAATACAAGCCAATCCTGACCGCTTTTGCTGTTTTGAATATAGCCCTAGGATATATTATTCTTCCTAAAAATGCAGATGTATTCATTGATTGGACTAAAAGCTATGGCCAAGATTTTATCGCCTTTCTGCCAGATTTGTTTTTTCCTTTATTAATGCTAGTTATTTCAATCTTTAAGAATCGTAAGAAAACTCAAGATGTATGTGCGTAA
- a CDS encoding spore germination protein, producing MFKVFSKKSKSKKMNQEKNTSNPNNTSKKDNIIKIPKSIGSIKDILNQEFTLCSDFIIREVVLGKLNVKIIIASFDGFVDKKILAENIIEPIMQYSQNTKISSVYTLLKEKIISSGDLEELNTLKDSIDGILSGNAVLFVEDEEKAFKIGLKAPEMRAVEQPDTEISIKGSKEGFTENLLTNTTLIRRRIKNSNLKVESFKLGERTNTDIVICYIQGIAQPEIIDELKKRINKIKTDAILTSGYIEQFIQDGSFSLFPMVGNSEKPDKVAAKLLEGRIAIISDGASTVLTIPYLVIESIQAQEDYYGEFIFASSMRILRFIALLISFYLPALYVALISFHQTTIPFKLMLTMAAARQGIPFSAFFETLIMLFAFEILREAGLRMPRSIGQAVSIVGAIVLGDAAVSAGIASAPIVIVTALSGICSFIVPPLIKAGSIIRILMLISANALGFFGMATLTNLIIIYLCSKKSFGIPYLAPISPFRATDLKDSLIVVPIWAMFGRPHSLSHGQYSKRTRGKSFSTRRKQNG from the coding sequence ATGTTTAAGGTATTTTCAAAAAAGAGTAAATCAAAGAAAATGAACCAAGAAAAAAATACAAGTAATCCAAATAACACTAGTAAAAAAGATAATATTATTAAAATTCCGAAATCTATTGGTTCAATAAAAGATATACTTAATCAAGAATTTACTTTATGCAGTGACTTCATAATACGAGAAGTTGTACTCGGAAAACTTAATGTGAAGATTATTATAGCATCTTTTGATGGGTTCGTTGATAAGAAAATTTTAGCAGAGAACATTATTGAACCTATTATGCAATATTCACAAAATACCAAAATTTCTTCAGTTTATACATTACTCAAAGAAAAAATAATAAGCTCCGGTGATTTAGAAGAGCTAAACACATTAAAAGATTCGATTGACGGCATTTTATCTGGAAATGCAGTTTTGTTTGTTGAAGACGAAGAAAAAGCTTTTAAGATTGGCTTGAAGGCACCTGAAATGAGAGCGGTTGAACAACCTGATACCGAAATAAGCATTAAGGGTTCTAAAGAAGGCTTTACCGAGAATCTTCTTACCAATACAACGCTAATTCGAAGAAGAATAAAAAACTCCAATTTAAAGGTAGAGAGCTTTAAATTAGGTGAAAGAACAAACACCGATATTGTTATTTGTTATATTCAGGGTATTGCACAGCCAGAAATCATAGATGAACTAAAAAAACGTATTAATAAAATTAAAACTGATGCAATTTTGACTTCTGGTTATATCGAGCAATTCATACAAGATGGAAGTTTTTCACTTTTTCCCATGGTAGGAAACAGCGAAAAACCTGACAAAGTTGCAGCTAAGCTTTTGGAAGGCAGAATTGCAATAATTTCCGATGGAGCCTCTACTGTATTAACCATACCATATTTAGTGATTGAAAGCATACAGGCCCAGGAAGATTACTATGGAGAGTTTATTTTTGCCTCTTCTATGAGGATTTTAAGATTTATAGCCCTATTAATATCTTTTTATCTTCCGGCACTTTATGTAGCCTTGATTTCGTTCCATCAAACAACAATTCCCTTTAAACTGATGCTTACCATGGCTGCTGCAAGGCAAGGAATACCTTTTTCTGCTTTCTTTGAAACATTAATAATGTTATTTGCATTTGAAATTCTTCGTGAAGCAGGCCTACGTATGCCCAGATCGATTGGGCAAGCTGTGAGTATCGTAGGTGCAATTGTACTTGGTGATGCAGCTGTAAGTGCCGGTATTGCTTCAGCACCTATTGTTATAGTAACAGCACTCTCTGGCATTTGTAGCTTTATTGTGCCGCCGCTTATTAAAGCAGGTTCCATTATTAGAATTCTAATGCTGATATCTGCAAACGCTTTGGGTTTTTTTGGTATGGCTACTTTGACTAATCTGATAATAATTTATCTCTGCAGTAAAAAATCCTTTGGTATTCCATATTTAGCTCCTATTTCTCCTTTCAGAGCCACAGACCTGAAAGATTCTTTAATTGTTGTGCCTATATGGGCAATGTTTGGAAGACCACATTCATTATCACATGGACAATATTCCAAACGAACAAGAGGCAAATCCTTCTCAACAAGGAGGAAACAAAATGGTTAG